Proteins found in one Sphingomonas sp. SORGH_AS_0879 genomic segment:
- a CDS encoding alpha/beta hydrolase family protein, whose protein sequence is MACPMSKTHWLLAAGLACTPLAALPAQMTTQNPATVPGAKPVTVERIKVHSPAIEGNLEGNSADRDVIVVLPPDYARNKARRYPVVYALHGYSIGADQWTKEIHVPASVEGAFARGVPPMILVFPDSKTMHNGSMYSSSQTVGDFERFVSHDLIAAIDTRYRTIPRREARGLAGHSMGGYGTARIGMKHADMYGAIYMMSPCCLSPRMMARPEGTDEKLLTSLSSPRESEKLNWGQRAMLAASAAWSPNPKNPPLYLDLPVKDGKMRDDITAKWLANTPLAFVDQYVAPLRSYRAIALDVGSQDGLKADAQALHDAMERYGIAHTFEIYDGDHVNRIGVRFQEQVLPFFGRSLVTK, encoded by the coding sequence ATGGCATGTCCTATGTCGAAGACGCACTGGCTGCTCGCCGCCGGATTGGCTTGCACGCCGCTCGCCGCGCTGCCCGCCCAGATGACGACGCAGAACCCCGCCACGGTGCCCGGTGCGAAGCCGGTGACGGTCGAGCGGATCAAGGTCCATTCGCCCGCGATCGAAGGCAATCTGGAGGGCAACAGCGCCGACCGCGACGTCATCGTCGTCCTGCCGCCCGATTATGCCAGGAACAAGGCGCGCCGCTATCCGGTCGTCTATGCGCTCCACGGCTATTCGATCGGCGCGGATCAGTGGACGAAGGAGATCCATGTCCCCGCCTCGGTCGAGGGGGCGTTCGCGCGTGGCGTGCCGCCAATGATCCTGGTCTTTCCCGACAGCAAGACGATGCACAACGGATCGATGTATTCGTCCTCGCAGACGGTCGGCGATTTCGAGCGGTTCGTCAGCCACGACCTGATCGCGGCGATCGACACGCGCTACCGCACCATTCCCCGTCGCGAAGCCCGTGGCCTCGCGGGCCATTCGATGGGCGGCTATGGCACCGCGCGCATCGGGATGAAGCATGCCGATATGTACGGCGCCATCTATATGATGAGCCCCTGCTGCCTGTCGCCGCGCATGATGGCCCGGCCCGAGGGGACCGACGAGAAGCTGCTGACCAGCCTGTCCTCGCCCAGGGAGTCGGAGAAGCTGAACTGGGGCCAGCGCGCGATGCTGGCCGCCTCCGCCGCCTGGTCGCCCAATCCGAAGAACCCGCCGCTCTATCTCGACCTGCCGGTCAAGGACGGCAAGATGCGCGACGACATCACCGCCAAATGGCTGGCCAACACGCCGCTCGCCTTTGTCGATCAATATGTCGCCCCCTTGCGCAGCTACCGCGCGATCGCGCTGGACGTCGGGTCGCAGGACGGCTTGAAGGCCGATGCGCAGGCGTTGCACGACGCGATGGAGCGCTATGGCATCGCGCACACATTCGAGATCTATGACGGCGACCATGTCAACCGGATCGGCGTGCGGTTCCAAGAGCAGGTGTTGCCGTTCTTCGGCCGGTCGCTGGTGACGAAGTAA
- a CDS encoding glycoside hydrolase family 43 protein, which translates to MKRLMMASLVLGLGTAACGSPQTAENTAQENTATASNDTNPTSPDGRHYLSQPLVREIFTADPSAHVWGDGKMYIYPSHDVPTDTPNDDLGNQYAMRDYRVLRMDEPGGKVTIGPVALDVKDVPWASQQMWAPDAAYKDGTYYLYFPARDKTKDRNGLGAFRIGVATSRNPMGPFKAEPEAIPGSFSMDPAVYQDTDGTAYMYFGGIWGGQLQRWKDGKYDPNGSDTDLKQDDQPALSGKVVKLNPDMKTFAETPRDAVILDEKGKPVLGGAHDKRFFEGSWVFKRDGKYYYTYSTGDTHFLNYAIGTSPYGPFTYKGHILKPVQGWTTHHSIVEWKGKWWLFYADTQLSDKNHLRNVKMTELKFNPDGTIPTIDPFVK; encoded by the coding sequence ATGAAGCGCTTGATGATGGCCAGCCTGGTCCTGGGGCTTGGCACCGCAGCCTGCGGATCGCCGCAGACGGCCGAGAATACCGCGCAGGAGAACACCGCTACTGCGTCGAACGACACCAATCCGACGTCGCCCGATGGCCGCCATTATCTGTCGCAGCCGTTGGTGCGCGAGATCTTTACCGCCGACCCCTCCGCGCATGTCTGGGGCGATGGAAAGATGTATATCTATCCCAGCCACGACGTGCCGACCGACACGCCCAACGACGATCTGGGCAACCAGTACGCCATGCGCGATTACCGCGTGCTGCGCATGGACGAGCCGGGCGGCAAGGTCACCATAGGCCCCGTCGCGCTCGACGTGAAGGACGTGCCCTGGGCCTCGCAGCAGATGTGGGCCCCCGATGCCGCCTATAAGGACGGCACCTATTATCTCTATTTCCCGGCGCGCGATAAGACCAAGGATCGCAACGGCCTGGGCGCGTTCCGCATCGGCGTTGCGACCTCCAGGAATCCGATGGGCCCGTTCAAGGCCGAGCCGGAGGCGATCCCCGGCAGCTTCTCGATGGACCCCGCCGTCTATCAGGACACGGACGGCACGGCGTACATGTATTTCGGCGGCATCTGGGGCGGTCAGCTTCAGCGCTGGAAGGACGGCAAGTACGACCCGAACGGCAGCGACACCGACCTGAAGCAGGACGACCAGCCCGCACTGTCGGGGAAGGTCGTCAAGCTGAACCCCGACATGAAGACCTTCGCCGAAACCCCGCGCGACGCGGTGATCCTCGACGAAAAGGGCAAGCCCGTGTTGGGCGGCGCGCATGACAAGCGCTTCTTCGAGGGCTCCTGGGTCTTCAAGCGCGACGGCAAATATTATTACACCTATTCGACCGGCGACACGCACTTCCTGAACTATGCGATCGGCACCAGCCCCTATGGTCCCTTCACCTATAAGGGCCATATCCTGAAGCCGGTGCAGGGCTGGACCACCCATCATTCGATCGTCGAGTGGAAGGGCAAATGGTGGCTTTTCTACGCCGACACGCAATTGTCCGATAAGAACCACCTGCGTAACGTCAAGATGACCGAGTTGAAGTTCAACCCGGACGGGACGATCCCGACCATCGATCCGTTCGTGAAGTAA
- the xylB gene encoding xylulokinase translates to MFLGIDIGTSGVKAVVLDEHGAVVGQGTAALTVQRPHPLWSEQDPEAWWQATTAAVRAIDPAVRRAVRGVGLAGQMHGATLLGADDQPLRPGILWNDGRSHAECAELEAKAPALHRIAGNLAMPGFTAPKLLWVAHHEPETFAAIRTVLLPKDYVRLRMTGEKASDVSDAAGTLWLDVAAREWSDEILAATGLTRDQMPQAVEGTAQTGRLRADVAEAWGMDQVPVAGGGGDNAAGAAGVGVVKDGDALLSLGTSGVIFAATREFRPNPAGAVHAFCHCLPNVWHQMSVHLSAAACIDWVARLTGTPGAAELFARAESVGPASGPEIFLPYLSGERTPHNDAEVRGAFLGLDHDTTPERLAQAVLEGVAFALADGLSVLRDAGTELSQLSVIGGGARSSYWGQTLAAALGVELVYLKGGEVGPALGAARLAQLAVDGGSPEEVCAPPPVSHSIAPDAALAERFAPKIAQFRDSYSRITPRNR, encoded by the coding sequence ATGTTCCTTGGCATCGATATCGGTACGTCGGGCGTAAAGGCCGTCGTGCTGGACGAACATGGCGCGGTGGTCGGGCAGGGGACGGCGGCGCTGACCGTGCAGCGTCCCCACCCGCTCTGGTCCGAACAGGACCCGGAAGCATGGTGGCAGGCGACGACCGCGGCGGTCCGGGCGATTGACCCGGCGGTCCGCCGGGCGGTGCGCGGAGTCGGTCTGGCGGGGCAGATGCACGGCGCGACCCTGCTGGGCGCGGACGATCAGCCGCTCCGCCCCGGCATCCTCTGGAATGACGGGCGCAGCCATGCCGAATGCGCGGAACTGGAGGCGAAGGCCCCCGCGCTTCATCGCATCGCGGGCAATCTCGCCATGCCGGGCTTCACCGCGCCCAAGCTGCTCTGGGTCGCGCATCACGAGCCGGAAACCTTTGCTGCCATCCGTACCGTGCTGCTGCCCAAGGATTATGTCCGGCTGCGGATGACGGGCGAAAAGGCTTCGGACGTGTCGGACGCGGCGGGCACCCTGTGGCTGGACGTTGCCGCGCGCGAATGGAGCGACGAGATCCTCGCCGCGACCGGCCTGACCCGCGATCAGATGCCGCAGGCGGTCGAGGGTACGGCGCAGACCGGTCGCCTCCGGGCCGACGTGGCCGAAGCCTGGGGCATGGATCAGGTGCCGGTGGCGGGCGGCGGCGGCGACAATGCTGCCGGGGCTGCGGGTGTGGGTGTCGTCAAGGACGGCGACGCGCTGTTGTCGCTGGGCACGTCGGGCGTGATCTTCGCGGCGACGCGCGAGTTCCGGCCCAATCCGGCGGGCGCGGTTCATGCCTTCTGCCACTGTCTGCCCAATGTCTGGCACCAGATGTCGGTCCATCTGTCGGCGGCGGCGTGCATCGACTGGGTCGCGCGGCTGACCGGCACGCCGGGTGCCGCCGAACTCTTCGCCCGCGCCGAAAGCGTCGGCCCGGCGAGCGGCCCCGAAATCTTCCTGCCCTATCTGTCGGGCGAGCGGACGCCGCATAACGATGCGGAGGTGCGCGGCGCGTTCCTGGGGCTGGACCATGACACCACGCCCGAGCGGCTGGCGCAGGCGGTGCTGGAGGGGGTGGCCTTCGCGCTCGCCGATGGCCTGTCGGTGCTGCGCGATGCGGGCACCGAATTGTCGCAACTCTCCGTCATCGGCGGCGGGGCGCGCTCCTCCTATTGGGGCCAGACGCTGGCCGCCGCGCTGGGCGTCGAACTCGTCTATCTGAAGGGTGGCGAGGTCGGGCCCGCGCTTGGGGCCGCACGTTTGGCGCAACTGGCGGTCGATGGCGGTTCGCCGGAAGAGGTCTGTGCGCCTCCGCCCGTCAGCCATAGCATCGCCCCCGACGCCGCGCTCGCCGAGCGTTTCGCCCCCAAGATCGCGCAATTCCGCGACAGCTATTCCCGTATCACTCCGAGGAACCGTTAA